In the genome of Anabaena sphaerica FACHB-251, the window CAATTATTCGAGCAACTTACTTTTGACGAGGTGATATCTATCTCATCTTATAACTTTATTCTCGAAGCTCTTTTCTATGCAGCTTCATATTAACTTGGTATCAGAAGTCGCGAATCTGGGGGTGCAGTAGCCTAGTCTACTGTACAATTAACTATGTAGCTCGCTGATAAAATATGCAAGATACCCTAACCATTACCATTACCCCAGAACTGAAAGCAGCACTTTTAGAAATTACTCAAACTGAAGGTATATCTGCTGATAGTTTAGTCGGTAAAGCCATTGAAGACTACATTTTTACCCACAAATTCCGTGTATTGCGTTCTTACTTGATGCAAAAGAATGAAACAGTTTACACAGATGAGGAAATTTTTGAGATAATTTCATGAAGCTAGTTATAGATACTAATGTTTTGATTGCTGCTTTTATTGCTAAAGGGATGTGTAGCACAGTTGTTGAACACTGTCTAATTGTGCATTCTCCCATTACTTCAGATTTTATTCTCAATGAATTACATGAAAAACTGACAGTAAAGTTTAAATACTCTCCTGAAGATGCGGGAGAGGTGATAAATTTATTGCGTTCTAGAATGCAGGTTGTAATACCGACACCGTTAAATGTGCCTGTCTGTCGTGATGTAGATGATGATATGATTTTAGCAACAGCAATTGCTGGAGAGGCTGTTTGCATTATTACAGGTGATAAAGATTTACTAATATTGAAAATGTTTGAATCAATTAAAATTATTGATCCAAAGGAATTTGCTGCTTCTGAAGAAATGCTGAGATAAATTTCACTATCCATTTCAAATAGTTATTTTACGTATATTTACATATAATCTAAACTCGGAACATTCTAAACTGTATTTTCAGGTAGAACCAGTGAACGAGAGATAACTGTATATTTACTTGTATGAAAACACCAAAATTTATGTTACGATGATTACTCTTAGTAGCTTTTTCAAGTAAGCCTACTATTTCCCTAGTTACATCTAATTTACAACAAGCATCAGATTTAACAGTTGCAAATCTTTATTACTATTTTAATATTAGAGATGAATCACAGGAAGAAGTAAATCAATAATCAAGTTTTGAAAATTTTGAAAAAGTGATCAGTCAAACTAATCACTTTCCATTTATTCTAACTACTCTGAAGGAGTTTCATCAACAGATTTTTCTGCAACCTTCCTCACCGCTTCAATATCCACACCTAAATTTGCGGCTATTTGTTCCACAGTCAAACCTAACTGCAATAACAGCGGTACTGTTTCCAACTTACCCTCTAACTTACCCTCTAACTTACCCTCTAACTTACCTTCTACCTTCGCTTCCTCCGCAACTTCTCGAAAATACCGTGTTTGCTTTAATTCATCTAGAGTAAACATTGCTTCAATCTCCTGACGACTTAAATTAGTTAACTTGTAAACCAAGATCGTCTCTAACAATTCTAAAACTTTTTGTCTTTTGCTGGCATCAATTAATTGTTGTCGAGATTTTTGGATTAACTGCCTGGTATGATCAATAGCAGTTTCCTCTTTTTCCACAACTAGCTGTACCATTCCCAGTCCTATTGAATTATTGGTTGTAACCTCTAATTCATCCAAATAAATAAACGTGATTTGCTGACTCATTAGCAAACCCCGATACTGCATTGGTACACCAGGATCTAAACTACGTTTAGCAAAAATCGCTACTGCGTGAAAATCATTCTTTGGTTGATACTGATTCAGATAAACAAAGATTTCGGTAAAAAACCGCCAGTAAAAATCCGCTTTCGGTTGAAATTGAACTTCTACAAAGTAAATCGGCTGTTCAGGTATTTCTGAATTAGGTACAAATAAACCATCAAAACGAAATGCTAGTTCCTTAATTTCTACAGAAGTAAATTGATATGCTTCCGCTTCTGTAGCTGGTTTACCAAGTAGTTCAAAAAGAATACTAGGTAATGTCTGAAACAGTTGATAGAATATGGTATCTGTTTTCACAGTTTTGATATTTTCTCTATTGTAGCTGAAAAAATATTACGGTTCGTATTGGCATTATCCACCTA includes:
- a CDS encoding putative toxin-antitoxin system toxin component, PIN family; amino-acid sequence: MKLVIDTNVLIAAFIAKGMCSTVVEHCLIVHSPITSDFILNELHEKLTVKFKYSPEDAGEVINLLRSRMQVVIPTPLNVPVCRDVDDDMILATAIAGEAVCIITGDKDLLILKMFESIKIIDPKEFAASEEMLR
- a CDS encoding Rpn family recombination-promoting nuclease/putative transposase, with amino-acid sequence MKTDTIFYQLFQTLPSILFELLGKPATEAEAYQFTSVEIKELAFRFDGLFVPNSEIPEQPIYFVEVQFQPKADFYWRFFTEIFVYLNQYQPKNDFHAVAIFAKRSLDPGVPMQYRGLLMSQQITFIYLDELEVTTNNSIGLGMVQLVVEKEETAIDHTRQLIQKSRQQLIDASKRQKVLELLETILVYKLTNLSRQEIEAMFTLDELKQTRYFREVAEEAKVEGKLEGKLEGKLEGKLETVPLLLQLGLTVEQIAANLGVDIEAVRKVAEKSVDETPSE